The Lactuca sativa cultivar Salinas chromosome 2, Lsat_Salinas_v11, whole genome shotgun sequence genome includes the window TTGTAATAATGTTGGGAATGTTTCATGATatcgaaaaagaaataaaaatatacTTACATGGTTGTATCTTGCAAACAACAAAGTTATGGGAGTCTAATAATTAGTTGGGGGTGGAGGAGAACCATAGATGTATACGGGCGGAAGAGGTGATTTTATTGGTGGAAGGGGAGATATGTAGTGGTAAGGAGGTGGTGGTGACTTAACCGGTGGTAGGGGTGATGTGTAATGGTATGGAGGTGGTCGAGATTTCATAGGTGGTGGAGGTGATGTGTAGTGGTAGGGTGGCGGTGACGACTTAACTGGTGGTGGGGGAGAGGTATAGTGGTAAGGTGCAGGTGGGGATTTAACTGGTGGTGGAGGAGATTTATAGTGGTATGGTGGTGGTGGGGACTTAACTGGTGGTGGTGGAGAGGTGTAGTGGTATGGAGGTGGTGGAGATTTCACAGGTGGTGGAGGTGATGTGTAGTGATATGGTGGTGGTGGGGACTTAACTGGTGGTGGAGGTGAAGAATAATGGTATGGTGGTGGTGGAGATTTAACTGGTGGAGGAGGCGATGTGTAGTGGTATGGTGGTGGTGGGGACTTAGTTGGTGGAGGAGGTGAGGTGTAATGGTATGGTGGTGGTGGCGTCTtaactggtggtggtggtgaagtgtAATGGTATGGAGGAGGTGGAGATTTCATGGGTGGTGGAGGTGATGTATAATGGTATGGTGGTGGTGGGGATTTaaccggtggtggtggtgatgtatagtggtatggtggtggtggtgacttaATTGGTGGTGGAGGTGAGGTGTAGTGGTATGGGGGTGGTGGAGACTTCACGGGGGGTGGGGGTGATGTGTAGTGGTATGGTGGTGGAGGGGATTTTACCGGTGGAGGAGGTGAACTGTAGTGGTACGGTGGGGGTGGTGATTtcattggtggtggtggtgatgtgtAATGGTAAGGCGGTGGAGGGGATTTTACAGGTGGGGGAGGTGAAGTGTAATGGTATGGTGGTGGTGGATATTTCACGGGTGGAGGTGGTGAAGTGTAGTGATATGGTGGGGGAGGCGATTTCACTGGTGGTGGAGGTGATGTATAGTGGTATGGAGGAGGTGGAGACTTAACAGGAGGTGGAGGCGATGTGTAATGGTATGGCGGTGGCGGAGATTTCACTGGTGGTGGAGGTGATGTGTAGTGATAAGGTGGGGGTGGTGACTTCACCGGTGGTGGAGGTGATGTGTAGTGATAAGGTGGGGGTGGTGACTTcaccggtggtggtggtgaagtgtAATGGTATGGTGGTGGTGGAGATTtcactggtggtggtggtgaagtgtAATGGTAAGGTGGGGGTGGAGATTTAACCGATGGTGGAGGCGATTTGTAGTAGTATGGGGAAGGTGGTGATTTCTTAGGTGGTGGGGGTGATGTGTAGTGGTACTTGGGAGGAGTCTTCACTGGTGGTGGATGGGAAGTGTAGTGGTATGGTGGTGGTGGAGATTTAACCGGTGGGGGAGGAGATGTGTAATGGTATGGGGGAGGTGGTGATTTCTTGGGTGGTGGGGGTGATGTGTAGTGGTATGGAGGAGGTGGTGATTTCTTAGGGGGTGGGGGTGAAGTGTAGTGATATATCGGAGGAGACTTAACGGGTGGAGGGGGAGACTTGTACAAGTAAGtgggtggcggtggtggtggagatTTGTAATAATATGGAGAAGGAGTGGGCTCTGGTTTTGGCTTTGGCTTCTCACAAAGCGTAGAAGGAGTCTTAGGAGCATATGCAAATGGTTCGGCCTCAAGGACAACCTCATAAGCATTTTTGGATTTGACCTTTAGCACGGCACCGTTCAAACCACCATGAAGATTTGTTGGAATATTACATTTGGTTCCTTTTGGTGCCATATGAAGCTTAGCGGTACAAGCTTTTGCTCCTCCATACTTGGAATAGTCTAAACCGTCAACCGTAATTGCATATTTTCCATTGATCTTAGTCTTTCCATATGCAAAAATTTTTTTCTGGCCAATAGCCTTGCAAGTAATTTCGACAACAGCACCTTTTTCAACACAAATAAAAAAAAGTCAACTTCATGTATATTTTTTGGTCCACCTTTTGTAATATACCGGTTACTACAAAATTAAAACATGTTATGCTATGCATGATATGATTTCGGGTATAAAtacttaaattaaataaatattattaactctTATACAAAATAATCATAAATATATAACTTATAATGTAGCCTTTCATACAATGAATATGTTGAAACCTTAGCATGgtatctttatttatttatttatttttttgaagtattataatttatatggtaATGGGATAATAAGTAAtcaatatatgattatatgtctTAACAAGTTAACTCAAAATTGAAATTTTAgaaaattaaagtttcattttctCGGAAATATacatatctttcattttgatgttttttttttttttatatattttaaaatgcaAGATAGTAAACGAATAAAACCAAAAGATAAGATACATATTTTCTGAACATTAATTGTCTATACGTTTAAGTGTATCGTTAGGTAAAAGAGATGTGGAAAACCAGAAACATAGAACATGGGTCAACCATCAAAGA containing:
- the LOC128132379 gene encoding extensin-2-like, producing the protein MRVTTGVPFRVPLWPIVIALTVFGVANLIAVSADPYIYSSPPPPYMYKSPPPPVHSPPPSYLYKSPPPPVHSPPPPYLYKSPPPPVHSPPPPYLYKSPPPPVHSPPPPYLYKSPPPPVHSPPPPYLYKSPPPPVHSPPPPYLYKSPPPPVKSPPPPYYYKSPPPPVHSPPPPYYYKSPPPPTKSPPHYYYSSPPPPKSYYPVPYPHHRKLIVKVVGKVYCYSCYDWKYPIQSHAKHHLKGAVVEITCKAIGQKKIFAYGKTKINGKYAITVDGLDYSKYGGAKACTAKLHMAPKGTKCNIPTNLHGGLNGAVLKVKSKNAYEVVLEAEPFAYAPKTPSTLCEKPKPKPEPTPSPYYYKSPPPPPPTYLYKSPPPPVKSPPIYHYTSPPPPKKSPPPPYHYTSPPPPKKSPPPPYHYTSPPPPVKSPPPPYHYTSHPPPVKTPPKYHYTSPPPPKKSPPSPYYYKSPPPSVKSPPPPYHYTSPPPPVKSPPPPYHYTSPPPPVKSPPPPYHYTSPPPPVKSPPPPYHYTSPPPPVKSPPPPYHYTSPPPPVKSPPPPYHYTSPPPPVKSPPPPYHYTSPPPPVKYPPPPYHYTSPPPPVKSPPPPYHYTSPPPPMKSPPPPYHYSSPPPPVKSPPPPYHYTSPPPPVKSPPPPYHYTSPPPPIKSPPPPYHYTSPPPPVKSPPPPYHYTSPPPPMKSPPPPYHYTSPPPPVKTPPPPYHYTSPPPPTKSPPPPYHYTSPPPPVKSPPPPYHYSSPPPPVKSPPPPYHYTSPPPPVKSPPPPYHYTSPPPPVKSPPPPYHYKSPPPPVKSPPAPYHYTSPPPPVKSSPPPYHYTSPPPPMKSRPPPYHYTS